In the genome of Anabaena cylindrica PCC 7122, the window GATCGCTATTTCATTACCAGTGCCTATCTCCCCTAAGCTATCAGCCGCCTCCATAAGGGTGTCATTATCCTGGGATGTCTCTAGAAGTTGCACCAAAGCTGCGATCGCTTTTTCATTGCCAATACCTATCTCCCCTAAGCTTTGAGCCGCCCGCCTATGGGTGTACTCATTCTGGGATGTCTTGAGGAGTTGCACCAAAGCGGAGATCGCTTTTTCATTGCCAGTGCCGCCTATATGCCCTAAGCTTTCAGCCACCTGCATACGGGTATCATTATCCTGGGATGTCTCTAGAAGTTGCACCAAAGCGGAGATCGCTTTTTCATTGCCAGGGTCTATATTCCCTATGCTTTGAGCTGCCTCCATACGGGTATCATTATCCTGGGATGTCTTGAGGAGTTGCACCAAAGCTGCGATCGCTTTTTCATTGCTAATACCTATCTCCCCTAAGCTTTGAGCCGCCTGCATAAGGGTGTCATTATCCTGGGATGTCTCTAGAAGTTGCACCAAAGCTGCGATCTCTGTTCTTCGTTCCGTTTCTTCCAGTGCTGCTTTAGCTGTATTTTTAATTTCTGACATAATTTTTTCCGACAAGTGTATCAAGGCAACCTGCTCAGTTACATCACCGATCGCATTTCTCAATCTCTAGAGTTGCCAGAAATACTAGCAACCACAGCAGCGGAAATTCGCACATTTCTCAGGATAAACCGTGTAAAAATCTACCAATTTCACGAAGATGGTAGTGGTGAGGTAGTAGCACAATCAATTCAGGGCAATTCCTGCGGAGAGCTTCGCAAACGCTACCTTCATTACTGGTGGTCTGTCAAATTTCTATTTGTGGATGAGGTTTATAGTTAATAAGCTCTCTATATTTCCCTCAAACTTACAATTTTTAGCTTGACAGACTACTAGGATTTTCCGTCCAGCGACATTCCAGACAGTATACAGAAAAACCCTAGCTCACTACTAGCAGGGTTTTCTTATTTGCCCGCGCTTTGCACCTTTTTATTAAATTCAAATTTCACATCGGTTAGTTTTTCCGATACTTCCCATAGTATTTTAGCGATCGCTTGGTCTTTGGATAACTCGTTTGATTCGACTTTTATTGGGTAGCCGCGCATTTCCATAAACCCATTGGGACCGAAATATTCCGCGCCTTTTAAGCCTGCTTCGGTTGTCGCCCGCAAAGTTGGTAATGCGCCCATCGTGATGTCTTGAGCAAGGATACCGTTAAGATATTGCACAATGCCACCCGCAGTTCTTTGCAATTCGGTTGCTGTCCAGCCCGGATGCGAGGCGGTTACAAGTGTGTCAATACCTTTATCTTTGAGTTTTCGGTCGAGTTCGTAGGTAAAATAGAGATTGGCAAGTTTGCTGTCGCCGTAGGCTTTCCATTTAGCATAACTTCTCTGCTCCCAATTCAAATCATCGAAATCTATCTTGCCCATACTATGTGCGCCACTCGAAACATTAACGATTCGTGAGCCTTCGGTGCTAATCAAAAGTTCTAGAAGCTGTCCCGTTAAAGCAAAATGTCCGAGATGATTAGTGCCGAACTGCAATTCAAAACCGTCCGTCGTTTTTGAATACGGGGGAATCATCACACCCGCATTATTAATCAGTAAATCCAGATGCCAATAATTTTTCTGAAAGTTTTCAGCGAAATTTTTAACTGATGCTAAATTCGCCAAATCAAGTTCCATCACCTTTACGTCGGCATCTTTATTCTGTTGAATAATTTTTGCTAGTGCTTTGTTGCCTTTGTCCAAATTGCGAACCGCAATAATTACAGACGCTTGTTTATTAGCTAAGACCCTCGCTGTTTCATAACCGATACCGCTGCTCGAACCAGTGACAATTGCTACTCTTCCTTTTTGGCTCGGAATATTTTCTGCGTTCCATTGTTCAGTTTTCATTTTATTTCCTCTTGATTAATCGAATATTCGTTTAATTAAGTCTCAAAAAAAGAATTAATTTGTTATTGCATCCCACCCAATCTTATAGATGGTTTCCAACATTTTTTCGTCCAAAATCAAAGCACCACTAAAATGCTCTTTTATCAATCCAGTTAGAGGCACAAAGGTAAAAGCGGTAAAAATTTCCAGAGAAATATCCTTAAAAACTTTTTCCTCTTTACCGCGATTGAACAAATCTATCAGTGGCTTAAAATAGCTCAAACCTTCATCTTTGCAAATGCGATCAACCATCGGGGAATTAGCAAACTGCTCCGTAAAAGCAAATCTGACCGGATTTTTAATCGCGTATTGATAGTAATTATTCCAGATCATTTTAAAGGCTTTCTCCACCGATAGGTTTTGGTTGACACCTTTCAACATTTCTGCACTCATTTCCTGCTTCACCAACAAATATATTCTATTGAGAAGGTTTTCTTTGTTTTCAAAATAGACATATATTGTCGCTGGCGAAACATTCGCGGTTTTGGCAATTTTTGACATCGAAGTGTCGGCAAAACCGTTGGCAGTAATCAGTTCGATTGCCGCATCACAGATGGCTTGATTTTTTTTATCGTCTTTGTGCCTCATAGTTCCTATAATAAACTAACATTCGTTTATTTACAAGTGAAGTTAAATTTGACAAACTCCTTCGGGACGTAGTCGCTGGTTATGGCGGTGAAGAATTTGTAATTGTACTACCAAACACCTCTGCACAAGGGGCTGTGCAAATAGTAGAACGCATTCGCACCGAAGTAAAAGCATTAAAAATTACCCACACAAAGTTTGCTGACAGCGATTACATCACTCTCAGCATGGGCGTTGCCTGTATCATTCCTGATCAGATATCTTCCCCTGCGGCTATAATTGCAGAAGCAGATCAGGCACTTTATCAAGCTAAAATGGAAGGATGCGATCGCTTACGAACCATTCGTAATTAGTAATTAATCAGGAATCAGCACTAAAATATCTTCAATTGCTGCTTTAACTCTACTGGCAGATTTTTCGCTATTTCTAAACCTTCCACATTTTTCCAACTTGTCTTTTCATCCCAACAAATATCACCTAATAAGCCATTGCTCAACTTAGCACCACTGAAATTAGCATCTTCTAGATTAGCACCGCTGAGATTAGCACCACTCAGATCTGCAAGGCTCAAGTCTGCGTAATTGAGGTCAGCACTACTCAAGTCAGCACCAGTTAAATTAGCACGAATAAAGTTTGCTTCATGCAAATTTGCATGGTTAAACAATGCTTCGCTGAAATTAGCACTAATCATGTATGCACCACTACAGTTAGTCCGGCTAAAATTAGCACAATTGAGGTTAGCACGACTGAGGTCTGCATGAGAAAGATTAGCACCACCGAAATCAACCTCAGAAAGGTCAGCACCCCTCAAATTAGTACCACTCAGAAATGACCCAACTATTTGATTAAAATTCTCTCCTGACAAGCAATTACTGTAGTTAATAATATCCCGTAATTGGGTAGTATCAACATCACTCTGCGGTTGACCAGATGGATAAAAGATAATATTTTCCTTGAGTACATCATGCCCTTGAGCATAGCGGTGTAACTCCAACAAAAAAATCATCAAATTCAAACCAGTATAGACATCTACCTGAGTTTGGTCTAAGTGATGAATTCCATACTTTTGTAATTGTTGTAGTTTGATTTGAGGTAAGTTATTTTCTGAATCATTGATGAATTGTTTTTGACACCAGTTATTGTAAAAATTCTCTAAACGTTGAAACAGCATCACCCAATCAAAATTGGGAACTTCTATCAGCAATTGCACCAAAAATTCAATAATTTCACTTGTGATTTTACCAAAACCCAGCAAATCATAAATTTGCCAATTCATATCGGTCTCACTAACAACTGGTTCTTGAGTATCTTCTATTTTCTGAGTCCAAGCTATCAGTATCTCTTTGAACCTTTCCGCAAACAGAAAATCTCTAAAACTTCCATGAAAAAATTCAAACCGACTATCATTTGCAAAAACACCACAAGCAACTAAACTTGTTTTTAGGAATTGACTATCCTGTTGTGCAATTATATCTTGAGTTTTTTGATCCTCTTGTAAATATGTTTCTAACATTAACATTGAGGTAAAATTACCTCCCGACTGCACAACACAATTTGCCGCTGCTGTGAGAATAGCTTTAAAAGCTATTACTTTTTGTGAATTTAAGTCATTATGATGTAAATATGGAGTAATCAACCAATTAATAGCTTTATGATAAATAAAAGTTTTAGCTGTTTTTTGTTTTGCTCGCTCTAATTGATCAACAGTTAACTGACTATCTCTATACATCGCTGCTAATAAATGCAGTAAAAGCGGTTCATGGGCTAATATTTGTAATGAAGATGGGAGTTTTTTGGGTTGTAAAAATTGCTGAAAATCTGTATTTTTACCTTGATTTACTGGTAATGCTGCCCATTTTTGTAACCATTTTTCTTGTAGGGTTTCATTCAGAGCAATTATTTCTACCTGCTCTAAATTTTCCGGTAGATTAGAAATAGTTTTTAAAGCATTGTTATGACTAGTGATTAACACCCGATGACCCATTAAAGCATTACTTTTACATTTCTGCTGAAATGTGCCAAGTTGTTGCATGAATTGTGATAAATTTAGTTGAGTGACTATATCAGAATTTAATTCATCTAAGCCATCTAGAATAAAGAAAAAGCGATAATTTGTATTTTGTAACCAATTATCAGCTTGACTAAAATTAAATGGCAAAGCTGATTTCAAGGTATCCTCTAATTCCATGGAAATGGTATTAAGATTTTTTAAATCAATCAAGATTGGTGTCCAAAGAGGATAAAGATGTGTTTTTACCCAATTGGCAAATATTCGAGCAAATGTGCTTTTGCCTCTTCCTGTTTGTCCTTGAATTAAAATTAATTGCGATAATTTATTAGGATTGAGAAGCATTCCTTTAGTCCATGTTTCTAAATCCAAAATGTCAGAATTTAGATTTTGAGATTTAGCCTGGAGAGGAATATAAATATCTTGAATAGAGTAGCCTTGTTGAAAAACTGTTTCTAAAGCTGGAGAAGTAATATATTTATCCAAGTATTCATCAATACTGTGAATATTTGCTTGTGCTTGCTGCCAATATATCAAATCTATGTGAATTATATTTTCAATTACAGCACCTAAATTAATAAAAGCTTGAATCATGTACCGCTGAGTATTAGCAGCAATTCTCTTTGTCAAAAGATTAGCTAGGTATTTGGTAACATCTGGTGCTATTAATCGTGCTGATAATATTTGATTGAATGCTGTTGCTAATTGGGATTCATGAAAACAGAAAATTGTATCTGTAGCACTTTGATCATCTAATTCAAGACGATGAATATTTATAAGTTTTTTGCTAACTTCTGGCAAATTATCAGCATTAGTATCCTCAGTTATTGCCGGATATAAAGATAAAATTTCTTTGGTACTTTCTAAATAAGCTGCTTGACTGATTATAGATACACAGTCTTCTAAAGTCAGATTTCCTGGAGATATGTCACCGTAAAACTTCAGTAAAGCAATACCCAAAGACAGGAAAGAAAATTCCGAATCTATAATTTGTGCTAAAGGTAAACAAAAAACATCTAATAATGAAGATGAATTTTGCAGTACAGATTTTAAAGTTTCTAAACTAACACCTTGCTTTTGAATCCCTGCTGTTGCTTCTATAACTGCTTGACCAGTTTCTATTGTTGTATTGAGATTTTTTTCTACAGAAAAAGATTGCTGAAACTGATGCCAAATTTGTGATAAGTGTTTTTTCATTTGATTAGGCTTATCCAATTACTAAATCATTTAGAGCCTAGCGTAACATTTATAACTTTTAATTTGTGCCTATCTAGTAAAGAAAATTCACACCAACTATATATGATCATAGTACGATATTAGTATATACACTAGTATGATATTTATTTGTTATACTTAATTATGTCTATTTGGGCTGGTAAGAGAACACCAGAAAATAAATTATCCAATCTTGTGGAATGGGCCTCCTGCCCGTCCTTTGTTGATTAGCAGTAATTATCCGAACTTAAGAGTATTATTTGGGATTTTGCAGCTTGAATTTTCAACTTAGTTTGGAAAAAGTAGGGGCTTATTGCAATACACCCCTACTTTCTCGTATCTGACAAAGATTCCAGAATTTAAGGTTGTTTTATCTCCTACTGGCGGTTAATCCAAATACCCCTCATACCAGCGCTTCTAGCACCATGATAGTCGTCTATAATACTATCGCCAATGTGCCATGCCTCCTCTGGTGAACAGTCATGATTTTGCAAGGCGATATCAAAAATTTGCGGGTCTGGTTTAGCTGTACGGACTTGGGTGGAAATGGTAATAGATTGGAAATAGTCTTTTAGTCCCAAGCTTTGCAATACAGAGTACAGACGGGAATCGAAATTAGACAACACACCCAATTCAACTCCTAACCGTCGCCAATTTACCAAAGCTAGAGGCACATCTGGATAAACAAACCAAGGTTCAGCAGTACCAAAGTGGATATAGAGTTCGCTAAAAAAAGCTGAAAAATCGGTAAATTCTTGGAGAACACCTGCGCCTTCAAAGGTATTGAGGGCAATTACCCGCCACCAATCAAATTCTCGTTGGGGAATATCTTTAATATCTGTATCGAGAAATATGGGTGGTGGTGAGGCTTTGAAGCTTTTAAAAAATTGTTTATTCAAGGTTTCGGGGGAAACCACAACGCCAAAGTCTTGGGCTATTTGACTATAAATTATGCCTACACTGCCTTTGACACCAAAGAGTGTACCTACAGCATCTAAAAAAATAACTTTCGGTTTTTTCATAATTCAAGAATGCTCTTTTCCCCTACACCAGCGTCATACAGGAATTTTACCTTTGAGGAGGTGTGATTTTTGTTCAAAACAGATTTGTTATTATTTTTAGTTTGCCATTGTCAGGTAATTTGATTCCAGAATTTTGATGATTTTTGGCATGAGGAATAGGAAACAGATAACAAAATCTCAGTCTATCTGTCATCTGTCACCTATTTTACTGAGAAAGGGTTTCGATAATTGGACGTACTAGCCAGTTGAAGCCGACTTTGAGTTGATGATCTAAAGTTGGTAAACGATATAGATAAGCTAGACGACGGGCTACGTATGCGAGAGAACCATCTAGTTTGATGCCTAAACCGGTGAGGGTGGCGTTGTCTATTCCTAATGCCATCATTTCTCCTAACTGTTGATAGCGGAAGGGAAGTAAAGGGCGATTTGTTAAAGATGCCCAGATATTCCAAGCGGTATAATCAGCTTGTTGAAAGGCGACTTGTGCTGTAGCCGGTACTTGCTTTCCTTCGGCATCAATACAGTCTGCTAAATCTCCTAAGGCGAAAATTTCTGGATGTTCTAGAACTTGTAGGGTTGGGGTGGTGGTGATTTGTCCACGCTGGTTTTGCTTGAGGTGCAGGGTTTTTACCACTGGGGCTACTCTTGTACCTACTGTCCAAATTACCAAATCTACAGGAATTTCGTCTACTTGATTTTTATATTCTAGGGAGATGGTTTTTTCTCCAATTGATACTACTTTGGTTTCTAAATCTATAAAGACGCTTCTGGCATCTAGAGCTTTTTTTGCGGCTTCGCGGTTAAATTCTGGTGAAGTTCGCAAAATTTGATCGCTGATTTCAATGAGGCGAAAACGTCCTTTTTCGCCAATTCTATCTGCAAGTTTACAAGCTAATTCTACGCCACTGTAACCTGCACCGACTATGGCGACACGAATTTTGTCGGTATCTAATTCTTTTAAAACTCTGAGGTGTTCTTCTAGGCGATAAGCATCTGTGATGGTACGGAAGGGGTAAGCGTGGGTTGCTGCACCTGGAACTAGATCTAGGGGGGTTTCGCCACCTAATGCTAGGACTAAGCGGTCATAGGAAATTCCTGGGCTATCTTGTAACTGTATCCTTTGTTTGTCGATGTCAATTTCGGAAACAGTTGCTTGGTGAAAACGTACACCTGTGTTTTGTAGTAGTTCTTGGTATGGTGGGGCAATTTCCCAGGTTTGTAGTTCGCCGGTGAGGAGTTCGTAAAGGAAGGGAGAGAAGAGAAAGCGATCGCTCTGATCGACTAAGATAATCTCAGGTTTGGGTGTAGATTCCCACGGTAACTGGCTTAAACGGAGGGCGGTGTACAGTCCACCAAAGCCACCACCTAGTATACAAATTCTTGTAGTTGGTTCAGTCATGGTTTTTATAAGAAGCTAAATCTCAGCAAGGCATTATAATATTAGTGTAATGATTTATTGCAGTCTATTGCCATCAGCCAGCAATCCTGATATTTGCCCTCATAAAGTTCATGATATGGTAACAGCTTAATTTTCACAAATCCACATTTTTCATAGCAGCGAATAGCACGGAGATTATTGATATTGGCATCAATAACAATTTTTACAGCTTGCAGTTCAGTAAAAATATAATTTATCACGGCTGAAAGCACTTTTGTCCCAATTCCCTGATTCCAATATTGAGTTTCACCAATAAATAAATCAATTCCATACACATCTTCTGTTTTTTCTAGAGAATACATTTCTTTAATATGTAATGGTAATTGATTGAGAGCATAATATTGTAAATAACCAATTTCTATATTTTGATAAGAAAAAATACAGGGAAATAAAGGTTCTTTTCCCAAAATTCTAGGTTTATATGTTTGTACAACTTTTTTGAAATCATAAAAATCATCTCTCCCACCATAAAATTTCAATACTTCCTCATCGGAACGCCATTTTTCCATTAACAAATAGTCTTGTTTCTGATCTTCCATGGGACGAAGTTTAATTTCGTCTTTGATAATTAGCATACCTTGTAGTTAATCTAACCTAAGTTTTAACTATTTTGATGTTGGTCTAAATTCAGCAACTACTTCAATTTTATCGACAATATCCATGTTTATCTAAACTAAAATACAGCAGATTGCAGATTAATGAGATACAGAATCAAAATTGAAACCTAGACACCAAGCCAGTTTTACTCCTGACTCCTGCTGTATGAGGAAATATCACTTTAAAATCTTGTACATATCTGCCTATATGTGTATAGTTTTGCCTAGAAAATTGTCAACTAGGGAATAACTCTACTTTCTTGCATCCAACACCCGTAGTGTATTGAGTTCAATCCAGTCTGCTAAAGCGGCGACGTGATGAGCAACTTCTTCTCCTGTCGGAGTCAGGCTGTACTCAACAAAAGGTGGAACCACATTGTGGGATACACGCAACACAAAACCATCTTCTGTCAGTGATTGTAGACTTTGAGCCAGCATTTTCTCACTGACTCCCCCTATTTTTCGTCTCAATTCGCTAAATCTGTGGGTTCCTTGGCGTAGCGCAATCAGAATCAGTACGCCCCATCTACTGCAAACGTGTTTCAAAATTTCTCGTGAAGGACATGGCTGGGCGAAAAGATCCCCCCTTTCAAAGCGTTGTGTCAAAGTATTTAAATCATTATTGCTATTACTCATATACTTACTTTTTTGTTAGTACTTACCAAAAGTTAGTAATGAAATTATATTAGGTTTACCGACATCAAAAAATTAACGAGGTAAAAAATATGATTGTCATCACTGCGGCATCGGGTCAATTAGGCAGATTAGTATTGCAAGAACTATTAAAATCAGTTCCTGCCCATGAATTAGTCGCTGCGGTTCGGAACCCAGAAAAAGTGTCAGATTTTGCTAGTTTGGGCGTGCAGGTGCGACAGATTGATTATACCCAACCTCAGACCTTGGATATGGCTTTCGCTGGCGCAGAAAAAGTGTTGCTCATCTCCTCCAGTGAAATTGGTAGTCGCGTACCTCAGCACACAAACGTCATCAACGCCTGTAAAAAAGCCGGAGTTAAATTACTGGCTTATACCAGTCTTTTACACGCAGATAGTAGCCCTTTACCTCTAGCAGCAGAACATCAACAGACCGAAGCTGCCCTGAAAGAATCTGGTGTGCCTTATCTAATATTACGCAACGGTTGGTATACCGAAAATTATACGGATAGTATTGCGATCGCTTTACAATATGGTGCAGTCATCGGCTGTGCTGGAGAAGGCAAAATAGCCTCCGCAACTCGCGCTGATTATGCCGTAGCCGCAGCCACTGTTTTATTAGCCAATGATCAAGCAAGTAAAGTCTACGAATTCGCTGGTGATGTAGCGTATACCTTGAGCGAATTTGCCGCCGAACTCAGTCAGCAGTCTGGCAAGCAAATCATTTATCAGAATATCTCTGAAGATCAGTATATTTATGTCTTAAAAAATGCGGGTTTACCTGAGCCTATTGCTGTAATGTTAGCAGAATCTGAGACAGGAGCGGCAAAAGGAGGATTATTTGATGCCAGCCGAACCCTAAGCCAGTTGATAGGCCGTCCTAGTACATCTCTGAGTGAATCAATGAAAGCAGCCCTTGATCTGAATAAATAACACAAACATATAGCAATTCCCAATCTCATGAAATACACCCCACCCGCGCTGTCGCGCACCCTCCCCTTACCAAGGGGAGGGTTGGGGAGGGGTAATTTTGTATCTTACTAGAATGGGAAAGGCTATAATAGATAGCTGAAGGAAACCTCCACGTACCTCTGCGTTTTGATGGGGAGCAGTTATACTAAAAACGGGTTAAAAGTGTCATACTGATAGTCCAAACTCTTGCCTTTTGCCTGCCTCGACGAGAAGACTTTTATGGCTTACGCTATCAGTAACCCTAATTACCACCAGACATAACAGCTTTATGATGTATAGCGGGGTCTTCTGGTTTTCTATGCCAGTTACCCTCTCTGTCTGGTTCATATTCATTATTAACACTATTCCAAGCTACTTCTAAAGCACCGTCTTCACTCATGCCATTACTTTGAGAAGCATTGAAAGCAGCTACAAAAATCTGTTGTGCGTGTTCTGGTAGTCGTGATTGAATGTCTTGAGGTAATTCATCTATTTTGCTATAAGGCATAAACCTAACTCCAATTTTCTAAGTTTGGTTTATGTTAGTAATTTAGTGATTATTTTGCCTCATTCTAGAAGTAGATATAGCGGTATGCATTGTGAATGAAATACATCATAGCCCCCTCATCGCTTGCCTACGGTGTACACACATCTCTAGACATGATCTAAACGTTATCCGATTCCTCTAAATCCCCCTTGTTAAGGGGGACTTTGAGAAATTTAGCCCCTCTACCCCTCTTCCATCATTCTGGGAATCACAAAAATAATTTTCTAATTGTCAAATTCTTATGTGATAAAGATTTGAACATTGTGTAATTTTAATAAATCGCTAAAGCAGTTGTTAAATAAAGGTTTCAAATTTAGCATTACCGAAAGTGCCGAAAAATGGCTACTTTTTAAACATTCTCTTAGATTACCAGGTTACACGTCCTTGCCATTTTTCTGAGGTTTTAGCACTAACGCCGGGTATTTTTTCTATATCTTGTAAAGATGTAAATTTTTGTTTTTGACGGGCAATAATTATCCTTTGGGCTAATTTTTTACCCACTCCTGGCAGGGTTTCTAATTCTTCCTGGTTTGCCGTGTTGAGATTGACTGTTGTAGTGCCTAATTTTTCAAGAGATGAAGGAGTTTGAATTTGAGGGCAATTTTTTACTTGTGCATCAATTTTGGCTTGAATATTGGGTGGTAAACC includes:
- a CDS encoding SDR family oxidoreductase gives rise to the protein MIVITAASGQLGRLVLQELLKSVPAHELVAAVRNPEKVSDFASLGVQVRQIDYTQPQTLDMAFAGAEKVLLISSSEIGSRVPQHTNVINACKKAGVKLLAYTSLLHADSSPLPLAAEHQQTEAALKESGVPYLILRNGWYTENYTDSIAIALQYGAVIGCAGEGKIASATRADYAVAAATVLLANDQASKVYEFAGDVAYTLSEFAAELSQQSGKQIIYQNISEDQYIYVLKNAGLPEPIAVMLAESETGAAKGGLFDASRTLSQLIGRPSTSLSESMKAALDLNK
- a CDS encoding NACHT domain-containing protein, translating into MKKHLSQIWHQFQQSFSVEKNLNTTIETGQAVIEATAGIQKQGVSLETLKSVLQNSSSLLDVFCLPLAQIIDSEFSFLSLGIALLKFYGDISPGNLTLEDCVSIISQAAYLESTKEILSLYPAITEDTNADNLPEVSKKLINIHRLELDDQSATDTIFCFHESQLATAFNQILSARLIAPDVTKYLANLLTKRIAANTQRYMIQAFINLGAVIENIIHIDLIYWQQAQANIHSIDEYLDKYITSPALETVFQQGYSIQDIYIPLQAKSQNLNSDILDLETWTKGMLLNPNKLSQLILIQGQTGRGKSTFARIFANWVKTHLYPLWTPILIDLKNLNTISMELEDTLKSALPFNFSQADNWLQNTNYRFFFILDGLDELNSDIVTQLNLSQFMQQLGTFQQKCKSNALMGHRVLITSHNNALKTISNLPENLEQVEIIALNETLQEKWLQKWAALPVNQGKNTDFQQFLQPKKLPSSLQILAHEPLLLHLLAAMYRDSQLTVDQLERAKQKTAKTFIYHKAINWLITPYLHHNDLNSQKVIAFKAILTAAANCVVQSGGNFTSMLMLETYLQEDQKTQDIIAQQDSQFLKTSLVACGVFANDSRFEFFHGSFRDFLFAERFKEILIAWTQKIEDTQEPVVSETDMNWQIYDLLGFGKITSEIIEFLVQLLIEVPNFDWVMLFQRLENFYNNWCQKQFINDSENNLPQIKLQQLQKYGIHHLDQTQVDVYTGLNLMIFLLELHRYAQGHDVLKENIIFYPSGQPQSDVDTTQLRDIINYSNCLSGENFNQIVGSFLSGTNLRGADLSEVDFGGANLSHADLSRANLNCANFSRTNCSGAYMISANFSEALFNHANLHEANFIRANLTGADLSSADLNYADLSLADLSGANLSGANLEDANFSGAKLSNGLLGDICWDEKTSWKNVEGLEIAKNLPVELKQQLKIF
- a CDS encoding NAD(P)/FAD-dependent oxidoreductase, whose translation is MTEPTTRICILGGGFGGLYTALRLSQLPWESTPKPEIILVDQSDRFLFSPFLYELLTGELQTWEIAPPYQELLQNTGVRFHQATVSEIDIDKQRIQLQDSPGISYDRLVLALGGETPLDLVPGAATHAYPFRTITDAYRLEEHLRVLKELDTDKIRVAIVGAGYSGVELACKLADRIGEKGRFRLIEISDQILRTSPEFNREAAKKALDARSVFIDLETKVVSIGEKTISLEYKNQVDEIPVDLVIWTVGTRVAPVVKTLHLKQNQRGQITTTPTLQVLEHPEIFALGDLADCIDAEGKQVPATAQVAFQQADYTAWNIWASLTNRPLLPFRYQQLGEMMALGIDNATLTGLGIKLDGSLAYVARRLAYLYRLPTLDHQLKVGFNWLVRPIIETLSQ
- a CDS encoding ChaB family protein — encoded protein: MPYSKIDELPQDIQSRLPEHAQQIFVAAFNASQSNGMSEDGALEVAWNSVNNEYEPDREGNWHRKPEDPAIHHKAVMSGGN
- a CDS encoding SDR family NAD(P)-dependent oxidoreductase, with translation MKTEQWNAENIPSQKGRVAIVTGSSSGIGYETARVLANKQASVIIAVRNLDKGNKALAKIIQQNKDADVKVMELDLANLASVKNFAENFQKNYWHLDLLINNAGVMIPPYSKTTDGFELQFGTNHLGHFALTGQLLELLISTEGSRIVNVSSGAHSMGKIDFDDLNWEQRSYAKWKAYGDSKLANLYFTYELDRKLKDKGIDTLVTASHPGWTATELQRTAGGIVQYLNGILAQDITMGALPTLRATTEAGLKGAEYFGPNGFMEMRGYPIKVESNELSKDQAIAKILWEVSEKLTDVKFEFNKKVQSAGK
- a CDS encoding HAD-IA family hydrolase encodes the protein MKKPKVIFLDAVGTLFGVKGSVGIIYSQIAQDFGVVVSPETLNKQFFKSFKASPPPIFLDTDIKDIPQREFDWWRVIALNTFEGAGVLQEFTDFSAFFSELYIHFGTAEPWFVYPDVPLALVNWRRLGVELGVLSNFDSRLYSVLQSLGLKDYFQSITISTQVRTAKPDPQIFDIALQNHDCSPEEAWHIGDSIIDDYHGARSAGMRGIWINRQ
- a CDS encoding diguanylate cyclase; translation: MRLFTSEVKFDKLLRDVVAGYGGEEFVIVLPNTSAQGAVQIVERIRTEVKALKITHTKFADSDYITLSMGVACIIPDQISSPAAIIAEADQALYQAKMEGCDRLRTIRN
- a CDS encoding GNAT family N-acetyltransferase; the encoded protein is MLIIKDEIKLRPMEDQKQDYLLMEKWRSDEEVLKFYGGRDDFYDFKKVVQTYKPRILGKEPLFPCIFSYQNIEIGYLQYYALNQLPLHIKEMYSLEKTEDVYGIDLFIGETQYWNQGIGTKVLSAVINYIFTELQAVKIVIDANINNLRAIRCYEKCGFVKIKLLPYHELYEGKYQDCWLMAIDCNKSLH
- a CDS encoding TetR/AcrR family transcriptional regulator — encoded protein: MRHKDDKKNQAICDAAIELITANGFADTSMSKIAKTANVSPATIYVYFENKENLLNRIYLLVKQEMSAEMLKGVNQNLSVEKAFKMIWNNYYQYAIKNPVRFAFTEQFANSPMVDRICKDEGLSYFKPLIDLFNRGKEEKVFKDISLEIFTAFTFVPLTGLIKEHFSGALILDEKMLETIYKIGWDAITN
- a CDS encoding winged helix-turn-helix transcriptional regulator, giving the protein MSNSNNDLNTLTQRFERGDLFAQPCPSREILKHVCSRWGVLILIALRQGTHRFSELRRKIGGVSEKMLAQSLQSLTEDGFVLRVSHNVVPPFVEYSLTPTGEEVAHHVAALADWIELNTLRVLDARK